AGGGTTCGGTCAAAAGATGTCTCGGACTGTACCCCTTCTTCCGTGGGGCGCAGGGAGTCCCTGCGGCTCCGGTCTTCTAAAGAGATCCCAGCAGAGGAGACCGATTCCGCACATCCTTTAATTAATTATCTATTTAAGTGAGCGCCGCCGGTCACGGCCGTTCTCGGACCCGTTTAGGCCTCATTGTCCCCGCCCGAGCTGCAGGGCTGGGACCGCGGACccggaggagggggcggggcctgtggggGCGCGACTGCGGGGCGGGGCCCGGGAAATTcccggcgggggcggggaggcggtCAGCTGAGCTGCGCTGGGCGGGGTCGCGAGGCCGCAAGTCAGCCGGAGGCTCCCCGAGCCCGCGCCGCTGCCCCTGGTGGGTCCCCTGGTCCGCGTCTGCATCCGGGTCCGGAGCCCTCCCCCAGCGGGCACGATGCGGAGAGAGCAGTGACCCCGATAGAGGCCGGAGCGCGGGCGCGGGGTGAGCTGGGGCAGAGGGCGGGCAGGGGCTTGGAGAAGTGGCGGCCTTGGAAGCTGTTCCCGCGGCCCCGTTCCCTGCGACGCGGGAGCCTGTCGGGTGGCGTTGGCGAGGGATGGGACGTCCTCTCCCCCGGAGGGTTTCCGGGCCTGGGCGAATTCTGACCTGGTGGGAAAGGGCAGCGGGGCGGCCATCCCAAAGCGCTGTCCCCCCTTTTTTACCGGCCGGGTTGGCCGCCGGTGACTTCCTCTGTAGGTCACGGAGGTTGTTTGAGGGTGACATCCTCCCGCAGGTTGGGAATGATTACAGCCAGTTCCTCGTTATCTAGGAAGTGGTTAAATGTATACCTTTGAGAAACGAAAACTATTCTAGCTTTTCGAGGTGGCCCCGGGACGCTAAGGAACAGGTGACCTCTCTTTAAGGCGCTGGGACTCCTGAACAGCTGAAAGGAATCTTCATAAACCGTTGTGTCCgggagagcatgtgtgtgtgtgtgtgtgtatatatacatacatagaccATGAATGCTCCCTGAGGCTGAGAACCCCAGAGGAATTGTTTTTCCTGTCGGAAATATGAAAGCTGGAGGCAGAGTCAGCATCGCTAAGAGAAAACGAAACCCAGATTCTAGTctggcctcctcctccaggaaaaCTGTTGTATGGAAATGTATGCCCCAGAACTATTGAAGGATGAAGTGGAAAACAGAACCGTGGTCCAGTAAGGTGGTATTAGGACCTCAAAAGCCTCAGATCTGGTAAGCAAGAGCAGCGCTATTAACACAAGAACCAGCccctccccttactctttgccTAGGGAGGGAAGAACTACGGAACCCTGGCTACCTCCCAGGATGTGCGCAGTTTGTGCTGGGCTGGAGAGATcctggggcagaggcaaaggCCAGGAACTGCCCTAGGAATGGACAAGGCAAGTGAAGTTTAAATGTGGCATGGAGAGAGAGGACAGGGACAGGAATCTTCCGAGTGACCTGTTTTTCTACTGGGCCACTTCTAGTGGTTCTTTGTATATTATGTACGACATTATAAAAATAACGTCTTTTTTGGGTAACTGATCTCAGGTTGCATATTATGCTATGGAGTCCAACTAActcctccaaaaaacaaaaccaaactttattcttttttttttttaagaatttatttacttatttacgagagagaatgagagagagagcatgagaagagggagggtcagagggagaagcagactccctgcgaaGCAGGAAGTCCGATGccggactccatcccgggactccaggatgatgacctgagccgaaggcagttgcttaaccaactgagccacccaggcaccccaaactttaTTCTTGAAAGAAATTGGCCATTGTATTACcttccttcaaaaccctctcccTTAAGTGAGGATACATGGGTATTTTCCCTCCAAGCCCTGCTTTTCCTGAATTTTATAGAGACCTGAACTATTTGATATATTCCTTGGAATCAGTGGGATTAGTAAAtctaaaggaaaaggaagaaattaaactcTGTTTTTGAGAAGTGAAGTCTGTTTCagaggaaaatattattttaaaggttttcatTTTGACATGTATATGAGGATGGGATAATAGGATGTGTGTTATGAAATGACACTCAGATACCTTTGGGGGTGATAAAAGAAACAGTACTAATTttcaaaacaagttttaaaagttGAGGTCAAGAATTAgggaatgaggggcgcctgggtggctcagtggattaagcctctgccttcggctcaggtcatgatctcagggtcctgggatcaagccccacatcgggctctctgctcagtggggagcgtgcttccccttctctctctgcctgcctctctgcctacttgtgatctctgtctgtcaaataaataaataaaatctgaaaaaaaaattaggaaatgagTGCCGTAGAGTTGTAGAAAAACTCATAATACTAGCGTGCTGGGTTTGTCACTATAGAGCAGAAAGTGTCTTACACTATATAGCAGAAAGTGTTTTAAGGTCTAAGTGCTAGACCTTAAAATACCTCATtgcactgtgttttcatttcatttcaatgaaCATTTACTGAGAGCCTGCTGTGTGCCACTCACAAGGTAGATAAAATAGAGACCTTCCCTGAAGTTTGACAGAGGATATCCTGGAACGGGATGATCATAGAACTTTGCAGAAAGAGCCCAGTGCTACTGGGTACTGAGAGGAAAGAACAGTCTGTTTTATACAGACATCTATCTCAGCTGGACATGGAGCTGTCTGGTGGGTATTTGCCAGGGCAGACGTGGGGCCAGATATTTTGTGCAGAGAGGAGAACAGAGATAAGAGCAAAGAAGCGGAAGAGAGCGGGAAACTGTGAGCTCTTTCATGTGCCTTGCGTGCCAGTGGCATGGTGATAAGAGATGATACCGGTGAGTAAGTGGGGGCCAGACTCTGAAAGGCCATGTCTTTCTCATTTAGGAGCTGGAATTCTGCCTTGCATGGGAAGGGTTTTCAGCGGGAGGGTGACCTCATGCTGGGAAAGAATCTGTAGTGGTCGGGGGACTGCGGTAGAAAGAGGCCAGGCAGACCGCATAGGTAACTACTCAGCAAGGATTCTCGGTGTGGGAGACACAGTGGTGCacagaacagacaaaaatccTGTACTCTGTGGAGTGCATCACTGCTGTAATTGAGACAAGCCTAAGCTGGCAaggatgggaaggaggaggaagtacCAGCAACTTACTGACCCATGAGACTCCAGTGGAGAGAATCAGGATACTCCCAGCCTCCTGCCTTACATGAGAAGGGTAAATCGATTTCCATTTTCTGTAGGTTGGCAAATTACAAAATCAGAATACCATTTCTGGCATGAAAAGCGAAgcttctttttcccccttcattggATACAGGCTTTGAGTTCTTTTTCCAGGATGATGATGGTTTTAGTTGACGTAATCTTGGGGTCACACTCAGCCCCGCAACCCTGGCATAAGTGTAGGAAACAGAGCATTAAGCAAGTGTCTGAGGATGAGGGATATAAGGCCATGATTCTACAATCTCAGCCACCTAATGTCT
This DNA window, taken from Meles meles chromosome 7, mMelMel3.1 paternal haplotype, whole genome shotgun sequence, encodes the following:
- the LOC123946488 gene encoding uncharacterized protein DKFZp434B061-like, yielding MAAPLPFPTRSEFAQARKPSGGEDVPSLANATRQAPASQGTGPREQLPRPPLLQAPARPLPQLTPRPRSGLYRGHCSLRIVPAGGGLRTRMQTRTRGPTRGSGAGSGSLRLTCGLATPPSAAQLTASPPPPGISRAPPRSRAPTGPAPSSGSAVPALQLGRGQ